Genomic window (Mycolicibacterium smegmatis):
ACAATCGAGAGGTCCTCGGGGACACGCAATCCCAGCCGCAACGCGGTTGACAGAGCTCCAACCGCGGCATTGACGCTGGCGACGACGACAGCGGTTGGCCCGTCCGGCTTTCCGAGGTTCGCACCCCGGTACAACGTGTTGAGCGCGGCGGAACCGGCATCGGCTTCCCATCCGGCGTCGACCACCCACGCGGCTTCTGACCGAAGGCCCGCGCTCGCGAGTGTTTCGAGATACCCCTCTTTACGCCGCTGTGCTGTGTCGTGGATCGCTGTGCCGGATATGAACGCAATTCTGCTGTGACCCAGAGTGATCAGATGCTCTGTGGCGATACCGCCGCCTTTTTGGTCATCGAGGATCACCGATCCCACCCGGCCGGGGACTCGGGAGTTGATGGTGACCGCGGGGACACCTTCGAGCACGGCGGCCAGCATGTCGTCGTCAAAATCCTCACGCCTCTGGAGCAGTACGCCATCGACGCGGCCTTCACTCACCAGTCGTGACAGCTGTTGTGTACCGCGGGGTGGCGCGTCGATTTGGCCCAGTAAGACGTCGGTCGAGTGGCCTGAGGCGGCCATTTGCACACCGGAGAACATGTCGGCGAAGACGGCGTTGTTGACATCGGGAACTATGAGACCGATTGTTCCGGAACGGGAATGACGTAAAGCCCGGGCGCGCGCGTTAGGTACGTAGTTCAGTTCGTCAGCGGCCGCGAGTACGCGTGCACGTGTGGCTTCACTCATCCGGGCGCGGGTGTCGCCACTGAGAGCCCGAGACGCTATCGAGACCGAGACCCCCGCGGCGCGTGCCACATCGGCGAGAGTTCCCACGCTGCCATGATAGGTGCCGACGCCGCAGAAGCCGCGCCAGGTCTACAGCGCGAGCCCCCGAATCGACCACACCGTGAGGTAGGCCAGCCCGAAGAACGCCGCGACGGCGATCGCCACGCCCGTCGACTGCACATATGCCAGCGGGGCGCGCATCCAGTCGAAGGTGGCCGCGACCACCGCGTCGGGCTGGGTGACCAGATCCCACGAGTTCCAGCGCTGGAACCGGCCGATCACCACGCCGATCGCACACAGTCCCACCGACAGCACGGCGGCCAACCATCCCCAGGCCGCGCCGAATTCGCGTGAGATCCGTGTGTGCACGAGAAGCAGCGACACCACCCCGAGCAGGATGCCGGTCCAGGCCGCGAACCCGTACTGCAGCACGTGCCGCCACAGCTCGTAGCCCTCGCCGAGGTGCACCAGATCAGTGACCAGGTAGGGGGCGTTGGGAAGGAACGCCAGCCAGACCAGGCCCAGCGGTATCAGCCAGAAACGCCGCTCCGCCAGGTCGAACGCGACCGCGCACAGCATCGGGATCCAGGCCAGGAAAAGGTTCCACACCAGGAATTTGGTCGGGTACGACAGGGGAGCGGCGGGATCGGTGAATCCCAGCGCCAGTGTCAGAGCCGTCGTGGCCGCCAGCGAGATGATCAGCAGGAACCCGCGCGCTTCGGTCATGCGATCAGTGTGCCTTCCGCGCTGGTGCCACAACGAGAAGAGGGGCACCCACGTGGGGTGCCCCTCTTCTGACGTCGGGGTGTCAGCGGCCGTTGCCGAAGACGGGCTGGACGGCGCCGACGGTGGCCTGCTGCTGTGTGCTGTGGACCCAGTCGTGGTGGGCGGAGTCCGCCTGTGCCGGTGCGGCCAGGGCGAAGATGGCGGCGGCGAAGCCGGTGGCGATGGTGGTGGCGAATCCGAACTTCTTCATGATTCGAGCCTTTCTGTGTCGGTGTTTCCTACCCGGTTGCCTGTCACAACGAGGCCAGGTGCTCGGTAATTTCCGCTGGCAGTGATTGACCGCCAGATGGCAGCAACTGGTCGCTGCGCTGTGACCGCGCTCTCAAAACCATTGGCAGAAACGAAAAGAGGGGCACCCGCATGGGTGCCCCTCTTGTGTCGCTGTGTGTCAGCGGCCGTTGCCGAAGACCGGCTGGAC
Coding sequences:
- a CDS encoding LacI family DNA-binding transcriptional regulator, which codes for MGTLADVARAAGVSVSIASRALSGDTRARMSEATRARVLAAADELNYVPNARARALRHSRSGTIGLIVPDVNNAVFADMFSGVQMAASGHSTDVLLGQIDAPPRGTQQLSRLVSEGRVDGVLLQRREDFDDDMLAAVLEGVPAVTINSRVPGRVGSVILDDQKGGGIATEHLITLGHSRIAFISGTAIHDTAQRRKEGYLETLASAGLRSEAAWVVDAGWEADAGSAALNTLYRGANLGKPDGPTAVVVASVNAAVGALSTALRLGLRVPEDLSIVGINTTWVSDTVYPALTTVRLPLQRLGEVAADVLMEHLGGRALTDTVVTQPTPELLVRETTAPPTRD
- a CDS encoding DUF1361 domain-containing protein, whose translation is MTEARGFLLIISLAATTALTLALGFTDPAAPLSYPTKFLVWNLFLAWIPMLCAVAFDLAERRFWLIPLGLVWLAFLPNAPYLVTDLVHLGEGYELWRHVLQYGFAAWTGILLGVVSLLLVHTRISREFGAAWGWLAAVLSVGLCAIGVVIGRFQRWNSWDLVTQPDAVVAATFDWMRAPLAYVQSTGVAIAVAAFFGLAYLTVWSIRGLAL